A single window of Flavipsychrobacter sp. DNA harbors:
- a CDS encoding glycosyltransferase family 2 protein has protein sequence MLPTQPLVTVLMPSYNAGDFLREAVDSVLNQTYSNFEFLIINDGSTDNTKDILAGYSDERIKVIHQENMGLVASLNKGIDLAKGEYIARFDADDVCYPQRLMQQMTFLEKHPEYVLIGGEADYMTEEGEHIFKFEFSAYTDEEIRAEQFKDCPFIHSTVVFLKQAVQDVGGYDPRAITFEDHQLWKKVSEKGKMMNMHEALIKVRFNAASATIDEKWRGEEFIALKQRSIKTGLVADEDYKKLQQILREQDVTAYKQAAYHSMLGKKFLWNQYQPSKARKHLGKAISIMPSKAEPYLLYLLSFLPKKWIASIYKKAKS, from the coding sequence ATGCTGCCAACGCAACCTTTAGTTACAGTATTAATGCCGTCATATAATGCAGGCGATTTTCTTCGTGAGGCAGTGGATAGTGTGTTGAACCAAACCTATAGCAATTTTGAGTTTCTTATCATCAACGATGGGTCTACAGATAATACTAAAGATATCTTAGCCGGCTATTCGGATGAACGTATAAAAGTGATCCATCAAGAGAATATGGGGCTGGTCGCTTCCCTCAATAAGGGCATAGATTTAGCTAAAGGGGAATATATCGCCCGTTTTGATGCTGACGATGTTTGCTACCCTCAAAGACTGATGCAACAAATGACCTTTTTGGAAAAGCATCCTGAATATGTATTGATTGGTGGTGAGGCTGATTATATGACCGAAGAAGGGGAGCATATATTCAAGTTTGAATTTAGTGCCTATACTGATGAAGAAATAAGAGCAGAACAGTTCAAAGACTGTCCGTTTATACATTCTACAGTGGTGTTTTTAAAACAGGCAGTGCAAGATGTTGGAGGATATGATCCTCGAGCCATTACATTCGAAGATCATCAGCTGTGGAAGAAAGTATCTGAAAAGGGTAAAATGATGAATATGCATGAAGCGCTTATAAAAGTGCGTTTTAATGCAGCATCGGCTACTATTGATGAAAAATGGAGAGGAGAAGAGTTTATAGCATTAAAGCAGCGCTCTATAAAAACTGGACTGGTGGCAGATGAAGACTATAAAAAACTACAACAGATACTCAGAGAGCAAGACGTAACAGCTTATAAGCAAGCAGCTTATCATAGTATGTTGGGTAAAAAATTCTTGTGGAATCAATACCAGCCATCAAAGGCTAGGAAGCATTTGGGGAAAGCTATTTCAATAATGCCTTCCAAAGCCGAGCCATACCTTTTATATTTGCTTTCGTTTTTACCAAAAAAGTGGATAGCCTCTATTTATAAGAAGGCTAAAAGCTAA
- a CDS encoding glycosyltransferase family 4 protein, translated as MNILYLCDEYPPGRHGGIGTVVHMLAHTMADLGHKVTVVGFYDWGYGGKDEFDDGKVKVYRFRRGMASKLFEEQDSLFARGLFKLCKVSGLFQRDIKKSLVRYKAFVESLIERHNIDIIEMPDYNDYIRFCNSYVPFPKFSVPTVVKLHGSLTYIGHNNNTEVPAHVVAMERHILAQAEGVCSVSKYRADMAQVYKEYEGDIAVMYNGIETASIQPYETKYHNRVVFTGTLNANKGIFQLAKAWNKVVSKLPDAELVVFGKGPIEKIKALLTEQAKAMVSFKGHVPRADLFQYLGESAVAIFPSYAESFALAPMEAMACKTAVVYTKRTSGPELIEDNVNGMLVDPDDVEGIAEKLLQLLTNPDLAQQLGERARQHVLDNFSMRVVGQKHTGYYQSILEANNSLRKTK; from the coding sequence ATGAATATTCTATACTTGTGTGACGAATACCCTCCCGGTAGGCATGGAGGTATAGGTACTGTGGTACACATGCTGGCTCATACCATGGCTGACCTTGGCCATAAAGTAACAGTGGTAGGTTTTTACGATTGGGGGTATGGAGGCAAAGATGAGTTTGACGATGGTAAGGTAAAAGTGTACAGGTTTAGGAGGGGGATGGCCAGTAAGCTGTTTGAGGAGCAAGACTCACTTTTTGCCCGAGGATTATTTAAATTATGTAAGGTCTCGGGGCTTTTTCAAAGAGATATAAAAAAGAGTTTAGTTAGATATAAGGCTTTTGTAGAGTCGTTGATTGAACGTCATAACATAGATATCATTGAAATGCCTGATTATAATGACTATATCAGGTTTTGCAATAGCTACGTGCCTTTTCCCAAGTTTTCTGTGCCTACAGTAGTAAAGCTGCATGGTTCGCTTACCTACATAGGTCATAATAATAATACAGAAGTGCCTGCACATGTTGTTGCAATGGAGCGGCATATACTGGCACAAGCTGAAGGGGTATGTAGTGTGAGTAAGTATAGAGCGGATATGGCACAAGTGTATAAAGAATATGAGGGTGATATTGCCGTAATGTATAATGGTATTGAAACTGCTTCAATACAACCCTATGAAACTAAATATCATAATAGGGTAGTATTTACAGGTACGCTAAATGCGAACAAAGGAATATTTCAATTGGCTAAAGCTTGGAATAAAGTTGTAAGTAAATTGCCAGATGCAGAACTAGTGGTTTTTGGTAAAGGGCCTATAGAGAAAATAAAGGCTTTGCTGACCGAACAGGCAAAAGCTATGGTGTCCTTTAAAGGTCATGTGCCTCGTGCTGATCTGTTTCAATATTTAGGAGAGAGTGCTGTTGCTATTTTCCCCTCTTATGCTGAAAGCTTTGCATTGGCACCTATGGAAGCTATGGCTTGCAAGACGGCGGTGGTCTATACTAAACGAACATCCGGACCAGAGCTAATAGAGGATAATGTAAATGGTATGCTTGTTGATCCGGATGATGTAGAGGGTATTGCAGAAAAGCTGTTACAGTTACTTACCAACCCTGATTTAGCTCAACAACTAGGTGAAAGGGCTAGACAACATGTGCTGGACAACTTTAGCATGAGAGTAGTTGGACAGAAACATACAGGTTACTACCAGTCCATATTAGAGGCGAATAATAGCTTAAGAAAAACAAAATAA
- a CDS encoding oligosaccharide flippase family protein, whose product MKNNLLKKIFSSGLQAVSVQILGVIFLFIVSFYLSESEFGIISWYTAVTITITTLLSFGIDQVAVRRIAASERSDWAAAAYLFHAFVGSVIAFVILVTITAIWSNSDNTLRFLPWFFIAQSLMYIGTPLKQFLNAKQKFAPYGVIAVISNLTKISLAYWGIYRELLSVDLVYAILIICALIELVGLLIYILKYTSFSFRFKFVAYRKLIKESTAQYIAMVFDTGISRLDWILLGIISTNAITGVYAFAYRAYELTRLPITVIAPVILNIFSKLLVSGKKPDEEKQAVIRQLFTVGVFAAILMPLVLNILWAPTLDWLYNGKYGSSNAVEFLLLTICIPFQFTINLLWTLTFASKNYTKVTKITIVTAVTNLLLNLLLIPFYGGLGAAVAYLITNLVQMSGYYLVVKGKIMAFPLRSLLLFLIMGAIAYSISTFLTDNLVLQLVTSLGVYISLAILTKQVRKDQIGTLKMLLKK is encoded by the coding sequence GTGAAGAATAACCTCCTTAAAAAAATATTCTCTTCAGGGCTACAGGCGGTATCTGTTCAGATACTTGGAGTGATATTTCTCTTCATAGTTTCGTTTTATCTATCAGAAAGTGAATTTGGTATCATTAGCTGGTACACGGCGGTCACTATCACCATCACGACATTACTTAGTTTTGGTATCGATCAAGTGGCGGTACGCAGAATAGCAGCTTCCGAAAGGTCGGATTGGGCGGCGGCGGCATATCTGTTTCATGCCTTTGTAGGTTCTGTGATAGCCTTCGTTATTCTTGTTACTATTACTGCTATATGGAGTAATAGTGATAATACATTAAGATTCTTGCCTTGGTTTTTCATAGCGCAGTCTTTGATGTATATAGGTACGCCTTTAAAGCAGTTTTTGAATGCGAAGCAGAAATTTGCCCCTTATGGAGTTATAGCTGTTATCAGTAATCTTACTAAAATAAGTTTAGCGTATTGGGGGATATATAGAGAGCTATTGTCTGTGGATCTGGTCTACGCTATATTAATTATATGTGCGCTTATAGAACTGGTGGGTTTGTTGATCTATATTTTAAAATATACCTCGTTTAGTTTCCGATTTAAGTTTGTGGCTTACAGAAAGCTGATAAAAGAATCAACAGCTCAGTATATAGCAATGGTTTTCGATACAGGCATTTCCCGTCTCGATTGGATATTGTTGGGTATCATTAGTACTAATGCCATTACTGGTGTTTATGCTTTTGCCTATAGGGCTTATGAGTTGACTAGATTGCCTATTACAGTTATAGCACCCGTAATACTCAATATCTTCTCCAAGCTGTTAGTAAGTGGTAAAAAACCTGATGAGGAGAAGCAAGCAGTAATACGTCAACTATTTACCGTTGGGGTTTTTGCTGCTATATTAATGCCACTGGTGTTGAATATACTTTGGGCGCCTACGCTAGATTGGCTATATAATGGTAAATATGGTAGTTCAAATGCTGTTGAGTTTTTATTATTAACCATCTGCATCCCTTTTCAGTTTACCATCAATCTACTGTGGACACTTACTTTTGCCAGTAAAAACTATACCAAGGTTACGAAGATCACGATCGTTACTGCAGTAACCAATCTGTTGTTGAATTTACTGCTCATTCCTTTTTATGGTGGTTTAGGGGCAGCAGTTGCCTACTTGATTACTAATCTGGTGCAGATGTCGGGTTACTACTTGGTAGTAAAAGGAAAAATTATGGCTTTCCCTCTTAGGTCATTATTGTTGTTTTTAATAATGGGGGCAATAGCATATAGTATAAGTACCTTTTTGACAGATAATCTTGTTTTACAGCTCGTAACCTCATTAGGTGTATATATAAGTTTAGCGATACTTACCAAGCAAGTGAGAAAAGACCAGATAGGTACACTAAAAATGTTACTCAAAAAATGA
- a CDS encoding O-antigen ligase family protein encodes MSKASWYKALPQISLCLLAFTIPFPYMYGAIATIFLIVSWLVQFQFKTTFSNLKERKILWLWVGFFLLHAISYFYSENKDQSLFDLQSKLSILILPVIVGAGMSITSKQLEQIFLAFVIAMSLISLGCLSQAIYLWQSGAGTHVFFYHDLINGLEANAVYEAWYTIFSLGILLFHKWEYYWKGKFKYLKIAFTILQIVFFVLLSSRMLILLFFLVLIPFYGKKAVKSFSKVKVAVTAIALALLGTSLLVTDNPIKQRYQNLIQMDTGLAWRQDYHGVEEGQFSNLTLRLFLWRLGYENISENNLWLTGAGNGDAQHLQNERMADYGIPNMRNPEKWYSPFHNANLHNMYMQAFVMIGLPGLILMLLIAVLPFFYINKKDNLNAFLIFHIVALLFFMQEAALQTQAGIIYYSFFSSLYWNIVLKKVNN; translated from the coding sequence ATGTCAAAAGCATCTTGGTATAAGGCTCTTCCTCAAATCAGCTTGTGCTTATTGGCATTTACCATCCCCTTCCCATACATGTATGGGGCTATAGCAACTATCTTTTTAATAGTAAGCTGGCTGGTACAATTCCAGTTCAAAACTACTTTTTCAAACCTAAAAGAGCGAAAAATATTGTGGCTATGGGTCGGATTCTTCTTACTACATGCCATTAGCTACTTCTATAGCGAAAATAAAGACCAATCTCTCTTCGACCTACAGTCGAAGCTTAGTATACTGATATTGCCCGTAATCGTTGGTGCGGGTATGTCTATCACCTCCAAACAGTTGGAGCAGATATTTCTGGCTTTTGTAATTGCTATGTCTCTCATCAGCCTAGGTTGCTTATCGCAGGCCATTTATCTTTGGCAAAGTGGTGCTGGCACACATGTTTTCTTTTATCACGATCTTATCAATGGCCTTGAAGCCAATGCTGTTTACGAAGCTTGGTATACTATATTCTCTCTTGGAATACTTCTTTTTCACAAATGGGAGTACTACTGGAAGGGAAAATTTAAATACCTAAAGATAGCCTTCACCATATTACAGATAGTCTTTTTTGTACTACTATCGTCAAGAATGCTCATTTTACTTTTCTTCTTGGTATTAATACCTTTTTATGGTAAGAAGGCAGTTAAAAGCTTCTCTAAGGTCAAGGTTGCCGTAACAGCTATTGCGCTTGCTCTACTTGGCACCTCTTTACTTGTTACAGATAACCCTATAAAACAACGCTATCAAAACCTTATACAAATGGATACAGGTTTGGCATGGCGACAAGACTACCATGGTGTAGAAGAAGGCCAATTCAGCAACCTTACCCTTAGGCTCTTTCTATGGAGGCTAGGCTATGAGAACATTTCGGAAAATAACCTTTGGCTGACGGGAGCAGGAAACGGAGATGCCCAACATCTGCAAAACGAGAGAATGGCGGACTATGGTATTCCCAACATGAGGAACCCTGAAAAATGGTATTCGCCCTTCCATAATGCCAACCTGCACAATATGTATATGCAGGCTTTTGTGATGATAGGGCTACCTGGTCTTATATTAATGTTACTTATTGCGGTACTACCCTTTTTTTACATTAACAAAAAAGACAATCTTAATGCCTTTTTAATCTTCCATATCGTAGCACTCCTATTTTTCATGCAAGAAGCAGCCCTACAAACGCAAGCAGGCATTATATATTACAGTTTCTTCTCTTCTCTGTATTGGAATATCGTCCTTAAAAAGGTTAATAATTAG
- a CDS encoding sugar transferase: MEQPFVVKLPKVQPSRSATPQSDITEIREMFREINNRYMVYQPPAYYASIKRVMDIIISMTFILLVMSWVYPIVALLIKLSSKGPVFFIQKRTGYKGVEFDCFKFRTMHVNADADKKQATSDDKRITSVGKFLRLTHLDETAQFFNVLLGDMSIVGPRPHMLYHTEYYSQFIPYYNLRHESVPGMTGMAQIKGYIGEITIERELRKRIQWDIYYLKNRSIWMDIRIIVNTFAQVFVKAFEGITKKGK; this comes from the coding sequence ATGGAACAGCCATTTGTAGTAAAACTGCCCAAAGTTCAGCCATCGCGTTCGGCGACACCTCAGTCTGATATTACGGAAATCCGTGAGATGTTCCGTGAGATCAACAATAGGTATATGGTGTATCAACCACCTGCCTATTATGCGAGTATCAAGCGTGTGATGGACATCATTATATCAATGACATTTATCTTATTGGTAATGTCATGGGTATACCCGATCGTGGCTTTACTTATCAAGCTATCTTCAAAAGGGCCTGTGTTTTTCATTCAAAAGAGAACAGGCTACAAAGGAGTGGAATTTGACTGCTTTAAGTTCCGTACCATGCATGTAAATGCAGATGCAGATAAGAAGCAAGCAACAAGTGATGATAAACGTATTACTTCTGTAGGTAAGTTCTTACGTTTGACACACCTTGACGAAACCGCACAGTTTTTCAATGTACTATTAGGTGACATGAGCATTGTTGGTCCGCGCCCGCACATGCTTTATCATACTGAATACTATTCTCAATTTATTCCATATTATAACCTTCGTCACGAGTCGGTACCTGGCATGACTGGCATGGCGCAAATAAAAGGTTATATCGGTGAAATCACCATTGAACGTGAGCTTCGTAAACGTATCCAATGGGATATATACTACTTGAAAAATAGAAGTATATGGATGGATATACGTATAATCGTTAACACCTTTGCTCAGGTATTTGTGAAAGCTTTTGAAGGCATCACCAAGAAAGGGAAATAA
- a CDS encoding universal stress protein, with protein MSVIVTATDFSTIAQNAVHYACSMAKDTNASVVVIHSYAIPVAFNDNPMPIMPLEEGKNLAEEQLDKLLSELKLQYEGVAISGFVTYGDITDNLKSYVAEEHPWLIVIGNSSREDDISWLGSNLLNALKHIHCPVIAIPKGLSYKTIQNVCYACDYKHIAEKLPAERIKLLVNKTNSQLHVLNVDKENKNFDTDTPYQSEQLHELLQEVNPQYHNVVNEDIDEGILDFVKAEQIDWLVMIPHNHSFFEKLFHKSNTNAVVKKADIPIIALHDKA; from the coding sequence ATGTCTGTAATCGTAACCGCCACCGACTTTTCAACTATTGCGCAAAATGCAGTGCATTATGCCTGTAGTATGGCTAAAGACACCAATGCTTCTGTAGTGGTAATACACTCTTATGCTATACCGGTAGCTTTTAATGACAACCCGATGCCGATAATGCCTTTGGAAGAGGGCAAAAACTTGGCGGAGGAGCAACTAGACAAACTACTTTCAGAACTTAAACTACAATATGAAGGGGTAGCAATTTCTGGTTTTGTTACTTATGGCGATATTACAGACAATTTGAAGTCTTATGTTGCTGAAGAGCATCCTTGGCTTATTGTTATAGGTAATAGCAGTCGAGAAGACGATATCTCATGGCTAGGCAGCAATCTGCTAAATGCCTTAAAACATATACACTGCCCTGTAATAGCAATTCCCAAAGGGCTCAGTTACAAAACTATACAAAATGTATGCTACGCCTGCGACTATAAACATATAGCTGAAAAGCTACCCGCAGAAAGGATAAAACTATTAGTGAATAAAACCAATAGTCAACTACATGTTCTTAACGTAGATAAGGAAAATAAAAATTTTGACACAGATACTCCTTACCAATCGGAACAACTACATGAATTGTTGCAGGAAGTAAACCCTCAATACCATAATGTGGTGAATGAGGATATAGATGAGGGGATACTTGATTTCGTAAAAGCAGAGCAAATAGACTGGTTGGTCATGATACCACATAACCATAGCTTTTTTGAGAAACTATTTCATAAAAGCAATACAAACGCTGTAGTAAAAAAGGCAGACATTCCTATTATAGCCTTACATGATAAGGCTTAG